The Candidatus Woesearchaeota archaeon genomic sequence ATTCGTTCTCGCAGGTCTTGTCGTAAGTTTAAACAACAACCTGTGGAGTGGGACAAGATAGGCATGCTTCTTGAAGCTGCACGAGAAGCACCAAGTGCGGGAAATTTACAGACGTGGAGATT encodes the following:
- a CDS encoding nitroreductase; its protein translation is METWDAIRSRRSCRKFKQQPVEWDKIGMLLEAAREAPSAGNLQTWR